TCCCAGTTCAGCGCCGCCGCCTGGGACTGCAGCTCAGGTCCGCTGTCGCCGCGCACCACGGCGTCGACGACATTGGCCTCCATCCGCAGATCCCAGGCACCCCGGGCCTCGGCCTGATCGGCGTAGGCGCTGGCCGCCGCGAACGCCAGGTCCCGGCTGTAGCGCAGGATGCCCGCGGTCAGTGCGTTGAGCTGTTCCTCGGACCGGGCCAGCATCGGCACCACTTCTTCGAAGAATTCCATCGAGGTCCGCACCATCTCGACCGACTGGCGCAGCGCGATGCGGCGGCGGAGGTCCTGGGGCACCACCTCGAAGGCCTGCGCGGTGTAGCTGACGTCGCTTTCCGGATCCCGCATCCATTCGACGAAGTTGACGACGGCGGTCTGCACCACCAGCTGCACACTGGCCCGCTGCGACGCGTCGAGGTCGGAGAAGAAGTCCAGGCGCTCGGCCATGGCGTGCACGGCCTCGGTGGCCAACCGGCCGGAATACTGTTTCAACCGGCGCAGCGTCGAGTCGGGCACGCTCTCGAGGACCTCGACGGTCGACTTCGGCGGTACGAACCGCTTGTCCGGCATTCCTAAAAGCTACGCCACTTTTCTGGTGGATTCCTCCAAGCGCACTCCCGGCGGGCGGTCACTCCTTCTCATAAGAGCGACCGCCCGACCGGAGAACTCGGCTAGGCGCTGCCGGTGTCGACGTAGGACACCGCGGCGGCGAACACGTCGTCGATCTTGTACTGCTTGGCCGCCGCGATGGCCACCGAAGGATCGATCTCGCCGTCCCGGGCCAGCCCCTCCAGCGCTGCGACCACGACCGACTCGGCGTCGGTGTTGAAGTAGCGCCGCGCGGCCGGGCGGGTGTCGGAGAAGCCGAAGCCGTCGGTACCCAGCGTGATGTAGGTGCCAGGGACCCACGGCCGGATCTGCTCGGGAACGGCTCGCATCCAGTCCGACACCGCGACCACCGGGCCTGCCGCGTCGGCCAGTGCGCTGGTGACATGCGGTGTGCGGGCCGGCTGATCGGGATGGCGCAGCCGGTGTCGCTCGATCTCGACGCCCTCGCGGTTGAGCTCACCCCAGCTGGTCACCGACCACACGTCGGCGGCCACGTCCCACTCTTCGGCGAGCATGTCCGCGGCCCGCAGTGCCTCGGGCATGCTCACGCCCGAGGCCAGGATCTGCGCGGTATTCGTACGTTTTTCGGCTGCGCTGCGATACCGGTACATCCCGCGGAGCAGTGCCTCGGTGTCCAGACCGGCCGGTTCGGCGGGCTGGACGTAAGGCTCGTTGTAGATGGTGATGTAGAAGAACACGTTCTCGGCGTGCTCGCCGTACATCCGCTGCAGGCCGCTCTCGATGATGTGGGCGATCTCGTAGGCGAACGCCGGGTCATAGGTCACCGCCGCCGGGTTGGTCGACGCCAGCAGCAGCGAGTGGCCGTCGGCGTGTTGCAGACCTTCGCCGGTCAGCGTGGTGCGTCCGGCGGTCGCCCCGAGCACGAAGCCCTTGGCCATCTGATCGGCCGCGGCCCACAGGCCGTCACCCGTGCGCTGGAACCCGAACATCGAATAGAAGATGTAAATCGGGATCATCGGCTCGTTGTGGGTGGAGTACGACGTGCCCACCGCGGTGAACGACGATGTCGACCCGGCCTCGTTGATGCCCTCGTGCAGGATCTGGCCGACTTCGGATTCCTTGTAGGCCAGCATGAGTGCCGAGTCCACCGAGGTGTACAGCTGCCCGTTGCGGTTGTAGATCTTCAGGCTCGGGAACCACGAGTCCATGCCGAAGGTGCGGGCCTCGTCGGGGATGATCGGCACCAGGCGCGGGCCGATGTTCTTGTCCCGCAACAGTTCCTTGAACGTGCGCACCGTCGCCATGGTGGTGGCCACGGCCTGGTTGCCGGAGCCCTTCTTCAGCGCCTGGTAGGCGTCGGCAGCGGGCAACTGCAGCGGCGTGGACTTGTTGCGCCGGGCCGGGACGAATCCGCCCAGCGCGCGGCGCCGGTCCAGCAGGTAGCGGATCTCAGGGGTTTCCGGTCCCGGGTGGTAGTACGGCGGCAGGTAGGGATCTTCCTCGAGCTGGGCGTCGGAGATCGGTACCCGGGTGACGTCGCGGAAATCCTTGAGGTCTTGCAGCGCAAGCTTTTTCATCTGGTGCGTGGCGTTGCGGCCCTCGAAGTGGCTGCCCAGGGTGTAGCCCTTGATGGTCTTGGCCAGGATGATGGTCGGCTGGCCCTTGTGCTCCATCGCGGCGCGGTAGGCGGCGTACACCTTGCGGTAATCGTGGCCGCCGCGCTTGAGATTCCAGATCTCCTGGTCGGTCATCGGCTCGACCAGGGCTTTGGTGCGGGGGTCGCGGCCGAAGAAGTGATCACGCACGTACGCGCCGTCGTTGGCCTTGTACGTTTGGTAGTCGCCGTCGGGAGTGGTGTTCATCAAGTTGACCAGCGCGCCGTCGCGGTCGGCGTGCAGCAGCGCGTCCCATTCGCGGCCCCAGACCACCTTGATGACGTTCCAGCCGGCGCCGCGGAAGAACGACTCCAGCTCCTGGATGATCTTGCCGTTGCCGCGCACGGGGCCGTCCAGGCGCTGCAGGTTGCAGTTGACCACGAAGGTCAGGTTGTCGAGCGCCTCGTTGGCGGCCACCTGGATCAGGCCGCGGCTTTCCGGCTCGTCCATCTCGCCGTCGCCGAGGAATGCCCACACGTGCTGATCGCTGGTGTCCTTGATGCCGCGGTCATGCAGGTAGTGGTTGAAACGCGCCTGGTAGATCGCGTTCATCGGGCCCAGGCCCATCGACACCGTCGGGAACTCCCAGAAGTCCGGCATCAGGCGCGGGTGCGGGTAGGACGGCAGACCGCCGCCCGGATGGCTGTGCTCCTGGCGGAAACCATCCAGTTGGTCGGTCGTCAGCCGGCCCTCGAGGAAGGCGCGCGCGTAGATGCCGGGGGAGGCGTGACCCTGGATGAAAACCTGGTCGCCACCGCCCGGGTGGGATTTGCCACGGAAGAAGTGGTTGAACCCGACCTCATACAGCGAAGCCGACGACGCATACGTCGAAATATGGCCGCCCACACCGACTCCCGGGCGCTGAGCGCGGTGCACCATGATGGCTGCGTTCCACCGGATCCAGGCGCGGTAGCGTCGCTCGACGTCCTCGTCGCCGGGGAACCAGGGCTCCAGTTCGGTGGGAATGGTGTTGACGTAATCGGTCGACGTCAGCGCCGGGATGGCGACCCGCTTCTCGCGTGAGCGCTCCAGCAGCCGCAACATCAGATACCGGGCCCGTGCCGGTCCGGATCGCTCCAGCAACTCGTCGAACGACTCCAGCCACTCCGCGGTCTCGTCGGTGTCGATATCCGGAAGGTAGGAGGCAACTCCCTCGCGAATCACCCGTACCCGGTCGGGTTCGGCTGCGGTAGAGGAGTTTTGGGCCAGATCCTGGCGCACGAACTCGGTGGTCAACTTCCGCTCCTTGTTAGGCGGTTACTACTGACAGTGCTTGTGGCACCTTCTATCGTCCACCTATCTTGCCGCCTCCGTGCCGCTGGGGGTGGCGGTGCGCAAGTTACCCATCAGTTGCTTTCTGAACCGGTAACGTCTGCAGATCGTGCCGGTTGATGGGCAGTTTGGGGCAAAGGCGCGGATCGCCGCGTGCGCACTGGGTGGCGCCGCGGTGATCGCGATGGTCGTGGTGGGGTGTTCGGCTGTTACCGGCGGTACCGCACAAGTTGATTCGTCGGCGGCGCCCGACTATCGGGCGTCGGTGAAGGCCTCGATCGAGGAGTCCTCGGCGAGTTCGGTGACCCGCGAATCCGAACGGCAGGCCTCGTTGACCACCCGCGCCGTGCACACCGTCTGCGAGGACCTCAGCACCTCGGCCGTGGACGCGGTCAACGCCGTCAACGGCTACGTCGAAGCGGTCAACAACGGCGGGGACACCGCGGCCAAGGCCGGGCCCGCGATCGACGGGCTGAACCGCAGTGCCGATCTGGTCAGTTCGGGTCTGTCCGACGCGCTGTCGCCGGATCTGCGCGCCGCGCTGACCGAGTGGGTCGACTCGGCCAGGGCCCTCGTCGCCGCCATTTCCGGCCACGTCGGCCCGGATCAGTTCAACGCGGCGTCCACGCGATCGAACACCGCCAGAGAGGATGCGCTGAACCGATGCGACAAGGCTTACTGACGGGCCGACGGACAAAGTGGCCCGCCGGACACCCGCGCAAGTGCGTCGCCGTGCGACGATAGGTCGCAACACGCATCGCGCGCGCATGAGCGGGCGACGGACAAGTCTTGAGACAGGCTCGAAGAAAGGTAAGGAGGACCGACGGTGGTCGCGGCGGCGGGGACGGACTCAGGCCCCAACTACGCCCAGATCCTGGGGATCCACAAGGATCAGATAGTCCAGGAATTGGGTTGGGACGAGGATAGCGACGACGACATCCGGGCCGACATCGAGGAAGCGTGCGGCTCCGAGCTGCTCGATGAGGATTCGGACGAAGTCGTCGACGTCGTATTGCTCTGGTGGAGGGACGACGACGGGGATCTGGTCGACCGGCTCATGGATGCCATCACTCCACTCGCCGAGGACGGCGTGATCTGGGTGGTGACCCCCAAGACCGGCAAGCCCGGGCACGTGTTGCCCGCGGAGATCGCCGAATCGGCGCCGACGGCCGGTCTGATGCAGACCTCGTCGGCCAAATTGGGGGACTGGACGGCGAGCCGGTTGGTGCAGCCGAAATCGAAGGCCGCGGGCAAGCGAACCTGATGCTGGCTGTGGGAGCCCCGGCGCCCGATTTCACGCTCCGGGACCAGAACGGCAGGCCGATCACCCTCAGCGCGTACCGCGGTGCCAAGGACGTGCTGCTGGTGTTCTTTCCGTTGGCGTTCACCGGCGTGTGTGAAGGCGAACTCGGAGAGATCCGCGACAAGCTGCCGCTGTACGAGAACGACGACACCGCCACCCTGGCGATCTCCGTCGGACCACCACCGACGCACAAGATCTGGTCCATCGAAAGCGGATTCACCTTCCCGGTGCTGGCCGATTTCTGGCCGCACGGCGCAGTCAGCCAGGCCTACGGCGTGTTCAACGACGATGCCGGATACCCGAACCGCGGCACCTTCGTCGTCGACCGGGCCGGCAAGATCCGCTTCGCGGAGATGATGGATCCGGGCCAGCCGCGCGATCAGGCGGTCTGGCGGGAGGCACTGGCAGCGCTGCAGTCCGAGCGGGCCTGAATTTCCGGTCACGCGGTCTCGGCGTGTACCGTGCCTGCGACGGGGCGCGTAGCTCAG
Above is a window of Mycolicibacterium boenickei DNA encoding:
- the aceE gene encoding pyruvate dehydrogenase (acetyl-transferring), homodimeric type, translated to MTTEFVRQDLAQNSSTAAEPDRVRVIREGVASYLPDIDTDETAEWLESFDELLERSGPARARYLMLRLLERSREKRVAIPALTSTDYVNTIPTELEPWFPGDEDVERRYRAWIRWNAAIMVHRAQRPGVGVGGHISTYASSASLYEVGFNHFFRGKSHPGGGDQVFIQGHASPGIYARAFLEGRLTTDQLDGFRQEHSHPGGGLPSYPHPRLMPDFWEFPTVSMGLGPMNAIYQARFNHYLHDRGIKDTSDQHVWAFLGDGEMDEPESRGLIQVAANEALDNLTFVVNCNLQRLDGPVRGNGKIIQELESFFRGAGWNVIKVVWGREWDALLHADRDGALVNLMNTTPDGDYQTYKANDGAYVRDHFFGRDPRTKALVEPMTDQEIWNLKRGGHDYRKVYAAYRAAMEHKGQPTIILAKTIKGYTLGSHFEGRNATHQMKKLALQDLKDFRDVTRVPISDAQLEEDPYLPPYYHPGPETPEIRYLLDRRRALGGFVPARRNKSTPLQLPAADAYQALKKGSGNQAVATTMATVRTFKELLRDKNIGPRLVPIIPDEARTFGMDSWFPSLKIYNRNGQLYTSVDSALMLAYKESEVGQILHEGINEAGSTSSFTAVGTSYSTHNEPMIPIYIFYSMFGFQRTGDGLWAAADQMAKGFVLGATAGRTTLTGEGLQHADGHSLLLASTNPAAVTYDPAFAYEIAHIIESGLQRMYGEHAENVFFYITIYNEPYVQPAEPAGLDTEALLRGMYRYRSAAEKRTNTAQILASGVSMPEALRAADMLAEEWDVAADVWSVTSWGELNREGVEIERHRLRHPDQPARTPHVTSALADAAGPVVAVSDWMRAVPEQIRPWVPGTYITLGTDGFGFSDTRPAARRYFNTDAESVVVAALEGLARDGEIDPSVAIAAAKQYKIDDVFAAAVSYVDTGSA
- a CDS encoding peroxiredoxin, which produces MLAVGAPAPDFTLRDQNGRPITLSAYRGAKDVLLVFFPLAFTGVCEGELGEIRDKLPLYENDDTATLAISVGPPPTHKIWSIESGFTFPVLADFWPHGAVSQAYGVFNDDAGYPNRGTFVVDRAGKIRFAEMMDPGQPRDQAVWREALAALQSERA
- a CDS encoding DUF3052 domain-containing protein, coding for MVAAAGTDSGPNYAQILGIHKDQIVQELGWDEDSDDDIRADIEEACGSELLDEDSDEVVDVVLLWWRDDDGDLVDRLMDAITPLAEDGVIWVVTPKTGKPGHVLPAEIAESAPTAGLMQTSSAKLGDWTASRLVQPKSKAAGKRT